From a single Lolium rigidum isolate FL_2022 chromosome 7, APGP_CSIRO_Lrig_0.1, whole genome shotgun sequence genomic region:
- the LOC124677092 gene encoding salicylic acid-binding protein 2-like, with product MEAPAGKAACSKHIVLVHGACHGGWSWYKVATRLRSAGHRVSTPDLAASGIDPRPLREVPTFRDYSKPLLDLLESLPAEEKVVLVGHSLGGVNIALASELFPEKVAAAVFVTAFMPDHSSPPSYVLEKFVEGRTAEDWMDTEFKPQDPDGKLPISMLFGPLVTRAKLYQLCSPEDITLGRSLMRVSSMFLDDLRLQQPYSEARYGSVRKVFIVCKDDLAIDESFQRWMIENYPVDKVMEIDGADHLALFSTPAELASRLADIAEKYA from the exons ATGGAGGCTCCCGCGGGCAAAGCTGCATGCAGCAAGCACATCGTCCTGGTGCACGGCGCATGCCACGGCGGCTGGTCCTGGTACAAGGTGGCCACGCGGCTCAGGTCAGCCGGGCACCGCGTCAGCACGCCTGACCTCGCGGCGTCGGGCATCGACCCCAGGCCGCTGCGCGAGGTGCCGACGTTCCGCGACTACAGCAAGCCGCTGCTGGACCTCCTGGAGTCCCTCCCTGCCGAGGAGAAGGTCGTGCTCGTCGGCCACAGTCTCGGCGGCGTGAACATCGCCCTGGCCTCCGAGCTGTTCCCGGAGAAGGTCGCCGCCGCGGTGTTCGTCACCGCCTTCATGCCGGACCACAGCTCGCCGCCGTCGTACGTGCTTGAAAAG TTCGTGGAGGGGAGGACGGCCGAGGACTGGATGGACACGGAGTTCAAGCCTCAAGATCCTGACGGCAAGCTGCCTATTTCCATGCTGTTCGGTCCGCTGGTCACACGAGCAAAACTGTATCAGCTGTGCTCGCCGGAG GACATAACGCTCGGAAGATCCCTGATGAGAGTGAGTTCGATGTTCCTGGACGACCTGAGACTGCAGCAGCCGTACAGCGAGGCTCGCTACGGGTCGGTGCGTAAGGTGTTCATCGTTTGCAAGGACGACCTCGCCATTGACGAGAGCTTCCAGAGGTGGATGATAGAAAACTACCCCGTCGATAAGGTGATGGAAATAGACGGCGCAGACCACTTGGCGTTGTTCTCGACGCCGGCTGAGCTCGCTAGCCGTCTCGCTGACATCGcggaaaaatatgcttga